CTCCGTCACCGCCTCGCTCCTGATCGGCGCCGTCGACGACCTGCTCCCGGACGTCCCCGGCCTCGACTACCGGATGGTGCAGGGCGGCATCGTGCTGCTCGCGCTGCTGCTGTGCGCGTACACGATCGACCGGGAGCGCGGGATCCGGAAGCTCGAGCGGACCCTGATCTCCGAGCAGATGGAGGTGCAGCGACTGGAGATGCGCGACGAGCTCAAGAACGCCTTCATGCGCTCGGTCTCACACGACCTCCGCAGCCCGCTGACCGCGATCCTCACGGGCGCCACGATCCTCGAGAAGCGAGGCGAGCAGCTGCCCGCCGATCAGCTGCGCGAGGCGGCCGCCGTGGTCGGTACCCAGGCCAGGCGCCTGGAGGGGATGCTCTCCGACCTGCTGGACGTCGAGCGTCTGGCCACCGGCGAGGTCTCCGTCAACCGCCAGGACGTCGACCTCCAGCAGGTCCTGCGCACGATCGTCGACGGGTACGGCATCCGTGACCGCGTCGTCTCCGTCACCGCGTCGCCGGGAAAGGTCTCGGTCGACCCTCGGCTGTTGGACCGGATCGTCGAGAACCTCGTCCGCAACGCGGTGAAGTACACGCCCCGCACGACACCGATCCGGATCGGCGCGGAGGCGGACGGTCCGACCGTGGTGGTCACGGTCGAGGACGAGGGCCCCGGGGTCCCCGACGCGATCAAGGAGGACGTCTTCGAACCGTTCAACCGCGGGACGGCCCCAGAGGGCGTGGGCGGGACCGGGGTAGGGCTATCGATCGTCCGCCAGTTCGCGGAGCTCCACGGGGGACGGGCCTGGGTTGAGGACCGTCCCGGCGGCGGCGCTCGCTTCAAGGTGGTCCTGTCCACCACCGGCTCCTGAACGCGTCGGTTTACCGCCGTCGCCCGCCGGGGATCGAACGGACGAGCGACCGACAGGAGCGACCGAGATGTTCTCGATGCCAGGACCGGCCAGCATGATCGCCGCCACGTTGTGGCTCTGCATGGCCGCCTACCTCGTGGTCAGCCTCGTCCGGGCGCTCGTCCGGGCCTGGGCGGATGTCCACCCGGCTCCCGCACGGCTGCCGACCTTCGGTGTTCGACGCGGCGACGCCCAGCGCGCCGCCGCGTAGCCGGCGTCAGCCGGTCTCGACCACCTCGTCGTCTGACGAGAACATCTCCTCGGCGATGTCCTCCGCGGCCGCGTGCACGGCCTCGTGCCACGGGACGTTCGCGTCGAACCGGCCGATCTCACGGCTCACGACGCGCTGCTCCACGAGACGGTGCAGCGCGACGTGCAGGAACGGGCTGTCCTCGTGGCCGGTCACGGTCCATTCGCCGGCCTTCGAGAACAGCTCCTCGTGCTCAGGATGCTGCGAGATGATCCGGTCGAGCATCCGCTCCGCCTCGGACAGACCCAGATCCTTGGCTCGCATCTTCATGAGGCGCTCCACGTCGCGGCGCGCGTCCTCCTCGAGCTGCGCCTCCGGGGTGTCGGGGATGCGATGCGGAGTAGCCTGCGGGCGAGGCGGCCGCTTGCGGCGCCTCGGCCCCCGCACGTGTCCCCCGCGGGGACGTCGTGATCGAGCCATCTGAGCCTCCTGCCTGTCGACTGCCTGGAGCCGCCGGCGATCCGGGTCCGGACGCCGAGGGGCGCCCTGCGTGTCGCGATCAGCCATCGCAGCCCGGCCGCAGGGTGCGGCCACACGCGAGGACGGACCCAGTCTAACGCAGGGCGGTCGTCCGGACCGTCACCTCACCAGCACGTTCAGCAGGACGGTCAGGACCACCGACGCGATCACCGAGATGGCGATCATCGTCAGACAGCCCATGGCGCCGCCGAGCGGGCGGACCCGCAC
This is a stretch of genomic DNA from Actinomycetota bacterium. It encodes these proteins:
- a CDS encoding ATP-binding protein: MEARSKPQQQRWSLVATLLIVLLSLSVTASLLIGAVDDLLPDVPGLDYRMVQGGIVLLALLLCAYTIDRERGIRKLERTLISEQMEVQRLEMRDELKNAFMRSVSHDLRSPLTAILTGATILEKRGEQLPADQLREAAAVVGTQARRLEGMLSDLLDVERLATGEVSVNRQDVDLQQVLRTIVDGYGIRDRVVSVTASPGKVSVDPRLLDRIVENLVRNAVKYTPRTTPIRIGAEADGPTVVVTVEDEGPGVPDAIKEDVFEPFNRGTAPEGVGGTGVGLSIVRQFAELHGGRAWVEDRPGGGARFKVVLSTTGS
- a CDS encoding DUF1841 family protein, producing the protein MARSRRPRGGHVRGPRRRKRPPRPQATPHRIPDTPEAQLEEDARRDVERLMKMRAKDLGLSEAERMLDRIISQHPEHEELFSKAGEWTVTGHEDSPFLHVALHRLVEQRVVSREIGRFDANVPWHEAVHAAAEDIAEEMFSSDDEVVETG